The window gttttttcatgcAAAACATCAAACATAACTAGTTCATTGTCTTCTTTGAGTAGCTTTTAACTGAAACATTTTATCATTGAAATGCAGATTTTCCACAAGAGGATGCCTCCAGAAGCTGTTGATTTGGTCTCAAGGCTTCTTCAATACTCTCCTAATCTCCGTTGCTCAGCTGTGAGTATTTGCAACTTCTCTCACTTTCCTTCTTCTTGCAAAATCTCTCTCGTCTCTTTATCTTGTGTTGTTGAGATTTTGTGATCTTGCTTATTAGCTGGATGCATTGATCCACCCGTTCTTTGACGAGCTTAGAGATCCGAATGCACGGTTGCCTAATGGACGTTTCCTTCCACCACTATTCAACTTCAAGCCTCATGGTACTAACCACAATCTTCAAATTGTTACCTGAAAAATGGATATAAGTGACTTAATCTCatggttttttttaatgtgttgTGTGAAAGCAGAGCTTAAAGGTGTGCCTGTGGAGATGGTGGCTAGGTTAGTACCTGAACATGCGAGGAAGCAGTGTCCATGGCTCGGTTTATGATTTATCTGTTGTTATCTGCAAACACGAAAACTAGAGAGGGAAGAGTCCAAGATATTCattatcttctctgttttgttaCTATTATTCAATCTCAGTATGATGATTTTGTAACCCTTTTGTTTGTTATAATGAATGAGTAGGGAAAGAGTGAATTATTGTGGAGGGTTATGATCTTGTAAAAGTCAAcacagattttttaaaatacagtttggtgttttctatctctttctctttccaaCTCCCTTCAAGCAGAAGTGGTTTTGGGCATAGGTAAGTGAaaattcctaaattttttaaaataattcataaaaactatttttctcaaatttgtagtccttttttttaatagtaaatTGGTTATAGATCCCAAAAATTCAGAACCTATTTTGCTTTCAAGCTTCTCATCTCATAGCAATAGCATAACATACTACATGTCGTTTTGGACGCTGTCTGACATGAACACATCATGCCATATCGCTTAATTCATTCCAAACATCGTGCCATCTAAAGCCAAATAACGTGTCTTCTATCATAGGAGTCTCATGCTACGTAAAATTCatcaaaaaggaaaaacaaagtCCACAGCTTAGAAAACGATGTTATTAAAATATGGATTCGCTTTTATTTTTGGGTGCACAGTTATGCTATATATTCGTTTCGTTTGAGACAAAAACATTACTATATAATCATTGTAATTGATTAGTGATTACAGCTAATTAATTCGAATATATCATCTTAAGCTAATACAACGAACCAATGTATTAACAATATAAATAGAAATGATTCTACAAGTTGGAGCTTTATCAATCTGTTGGCTATCGTTTGAGTACTTCTTCTGATGGATTAGTTTGGTTCCACGTAAATGAAAACGAATAGTTGATGAGTGGAGAATTTTTACGCTCTTGTACATAAGATGTgtttaacttttatattttaataggaTTTAGAAATGATTCACGTGTTTTGAGTTATTCTCTTACTCGTCACTACCAACAACACTAGTAGCCAATCAGCTGCATAACATTGTAGTAATAATTCGAGACTAGCTAACTTCATGCATTCTTCTTCCCCCTATTTTAAGGGACTATGATTTAATCAATGATTAAAATCGGCTGGCGATGATTAGATATTTCATAAGCGATTAGTGTATAGGCAGGCGACAAGGCATGTTTAGACtgattttctaaaaattgttttagaaaaaatgttttgtttatgaCGTATTTGCCAAATGTACCGTCCaaaaccgatttttagaacattatATTTAACTGTTACTACTTACTAGAAGAAACGCCACAAGAAGATTTAGCAACCGATTCATAAGCATAGCCTAGAAAGTGAAATTTAGctttactttttcttttgtaaaagtAATTTAGCTTTACTTGCAGTTCTCAATCTCATTATTCATAAATAATGCTAATTGTTTTTGTTATCTTCTTGATATATTGGTTACGTACAAGTTACGACCCATCTTATATATACCCCTATTACGAATTTCAAGACCAAAAAATCAACTTCCAATTCTAAAACTATGTTCCGTTTTTACATGCTAATCTTACAGCTAAAAGAATTGCAGTTTATAGGTGAAAGATTACCAAAGAAGATTAGGATATTATCTTATGAAAGCggcataatatatatttaattagtgATGAAGTGTATAGCTTTTTCACTTCTCTTTTGACTGTGTGCTAATCTTATATAATAGCAATACTGCATCCCTACCAAATTATATATGGACTTTTCTACTTAAATCTATATAGTATTTTTTCGAGTAAAATATAGTTAATTTTTGTGCTAATGTGAAACCGATAATTAGTTCCCTCACTTACGTTCGATATAGTTAGAAAGCACGAACCTAACTTTATTTTCCACGAAACCATAGAAAAATCGTGCGTATTATGTATTAATAATTGCTAACGGCGTTTGgataaaaaactattttacaATTCTTCACATGCTAGCAAGCGTAAATAGAAAATTCAAGTTTCCTGATCCTCATTACTGAAACGTGTAATTATTCAACACAATAGTTGACTGATTAACTTTGAACAAATAGAGTCATTCAAATCTTAACTAACGTATTGTAATTTTTATCGTTCGGTCAATTAGAAATTCAGACACTTTATATTAATCATTAAGATCTAGGAAAGCTCAatgaaattaacaaaatatgcGAGAGATTCAGTTCAAATAATTGATTTGGTTGATACTATATTTGTTCTTAAAAGAGTTTAGTGATGGTAACATAATCAAGTGATGGAGAGTCATCTTTCAGATGTTAGGTTAAACTAGAATTATCTTCCTAATGTATACTTTCCTTATTTGCTAGTAGAGTTAGTTCTCTTGTGTTCTggataaaaaaaagttacacaaaatattattttttaaatcaaaatttttaaatattaacttTAGATAAAAGAGAGATTATAGATCTAAATTCTAGAACTTCCACAAGCGAAAAAGTGTTTATATTCCCATTCTAAATATTAGTGACCGATGATTCTTTGGTGAAAAAAATACATAGTTGAGGATCTAGCGACTAAAATGAACAGtgttttgaaaaaatgaaaGTGGCCTTAGTTAGGCAAGAGTTGCTTAGATTGGCGGGGAAagaaaagaaggagaagaaaagtaAGAGTATTTTTGAGTTTgataataacaaaagaaaattccaATGtaactaaaaactaataataaaacagTTTCTTAAAAAGATTtggttccaaaaaaaaatactataaagGGGAAAAGAGGTTGAAGAAAGAAAGTGTGAGCTAAAAGACCAAACAAAACAGAGAACTTGGATGCTTAACCAATGCTTTTTGGGGTCAGTTGAAAGTTTAAACCAACACACTATTACATGAGATTTTGCTAAATCTTCACCACCATCCGATTGTGTGCGTAGTCCACGTGTCTCCATCCACACCGTTCGATCTCCCATAAAGATTACCGGATAATAACATCCCGGTTATTATGATTTGCACGCTTTATATTTGAACAATTGTTACTTTTGAAAATTTGACATTGTTTCTTGAATTGATATAAAACttcccaaaaataaaaatgcaaaGGAGTGAGGAGGAATTTCGTGATAAAACATTCAAATTTACTGATATGCTTTTGAGAAAGAGATGCATAATTTGGTTTGAGCCACACCAAAACCTAAAGCGAACCGAACTTTAAGCTGTCATATGAAACTTTTTTACATATTGTTGAAAAGACAAATAAAACAAACCGAAGAAAATatcaatgagttttttttttaaagaatacatattatataaaaagtaCAAATTAAAACTGAAATTAAATCGAATCACTGGAAAAAATCATTACTAGACTTTGTATCGCTGCATGCTACGTACTGCTGTCTGCTGATATTTAACATTTTCGGATGAACggttaaactattatattattgtTTCACTAGCTACTGTGTTTTGGTGAACCATATTCCTTATAAATACATGCACAAACCCACATCTCCACTTATAGCACCAACACATTAAAACAACCTCTCTTCATTTTCGTGTCTCTTCTTGTTCTGTTCCAAAACTAGACAAATACTAATGGGAGGTAACAGATCAAAAAGTAGCAAGAGGTTCTCTCTCTTCAGCTTCTTTAAAACACGAAGATCTCACAGAGTGGAAGTAGACGCCTCTTGGGACGACGTCGTTTACACTCGCAAAGCAATGGCGAGTGACGAGGACAAACGATATTGGGTGGCTGAACCTGGTATTGACCGCAAAGCTTCTGCCTTCATCGCCAAGTTTCATGCCACTCGTGTTTCTGAGTCTGAGCG of the Brassica rapa cultivar Chiifu-401-42 chromosome A03, CAAS_Brap_v3.01, whole genome shotgun sequence genome contains:
- the LOC103859117 gene encoding uncharacterized protein LOC103859117, coding for MGGNRSKSSKRFSLFSFFKTRRSHRVEVDASWDDVVYTRKAMASDEDKRYWVAEPGIDRKASAFIAKFHATRVSESERQTLSPYQSEKAC